GGATTCGCTGACAATGAGGGCGAGTTCTTCAATCTGTCCACCGGTGTAAGTGATTTCGATAAAGTCGCCGAAACTTCCCTGGGCCGATTCGCTCTGGTATACAATTTTGTCATTTCGAAACTGCACATCCGTGACAATAAGATTTCCTGCGTCATTAACCCGGCTTTCCTGTTCGAGAACCGTTCCCATGAATATGACATCAGCGGTTTGGGCTACCTCAGGTACGGTAACCCGGGGAACCTGCCCCGAAACTGAATCTGTGAATCCAAAGGTCATTCCAAAAAAGAGTGCAAAGGCAACAAGCCCGTAATGTATTGCGTTCATAGTGCTGGAAAATATTCCATCGTTTGATAGTGTGCCTGTTAAAATAGTGATAACAGTTTGTAGCATGTATAACATCCCTCCGTTTTATGCCGCGCACCGACGACAATTGCTCTTTGTTTCAGTCTCGTATGGTTAGGTGTCCATCAGGTTCTGTAAAGATGACAATTTGCATCATATTTACAGGAGGGGAAGACTAATACTCGCATTTCAAAAATTCAAGGTGACTCACGGTAATTTTGTGGAATATTTAACTTTATTCACCTGGTGTGATTTAAATCACCCCAGTAACAGGAAGATAAATTCAAAAAACTACACCTCACTGTTGTCGAAAATGGCGTTCCTGGGGCAGTAAACACATCGATAGATTCTTTGGAAAACCGCTAATAAATCGTTACAGTCCGGTAAAGTGTAAAACACCGAAAGCAATACATTTAAAGGAATATAAAGACCTATGAATACAATGACAGACCAATCCGAATCCGATTCCGGACTTCTCCGGGAGAAAACGGAGGTGCTCCGGGAATTGGAACCGCAAGTGGAATCCTTAATGGAATCTCACATCCAAAAACGGCAGATGTGGTATCCCAGCGATTTTTTACCCGCAGATGAACAAATGAGCGATGACGAAGAGCAAAAGAGGGAAAGTCTCAGGGATCGAGTCAGGAGTATCTCCGATCCGTCACGGGTGTCGGTGGCTCTGAACCTGTTGACCGAAGAAGGCCTGCCGCATTTTCATCGGATTATCTCCACCTACCTTGGGAACGAGAGTATTTGGAGCAAATGGAACTTTCTCTGGACGGCGGAGGAAGATCGCCACGGCAATGTATTGCGGGATTACGTCCGGGATTCGAGGCTCTTCAAATTCCGGGAAGTCGAAGAGATGCAATTCGACTACCAGCAGAATGGTTTTACGCCGGACTGGGATAAGGATCCGTACCGGGTATTTGTGTACACCACACTTCAGGAACGGGCGACACAGATATCCCATGGCAACACCGGCAAAAAGGTCGGTGACGAAGAACCGCTGCTCGGCGGTATTCTCCGGCAAGTTGCCTCGGATGAAGCCCGGCATTATGCATTTTACCGCAATGTCTTCAAGTCGATTCTCGAAATTGATCCGAATCGGGCGCTGCAATCGGCTGTACAAATTCTTCCCAGCATCGATATGCCGGGGCTTTCGATTCCCGGGTTTAAAAAGATGGCAGATACTGTTCGGAGAACCGGGATTTACGGTCCGTGGAATTACAAAAACATTGTTGAGGAAGTCATTGGATTTTGGGACATCGAAAATTTAACCGGCCTGAATGCCCAGGGGCGGAAGGTCCGGGATAAAATCATGGAACTGCCGTCGCGCCTGGAAAAGGTGGCAAAGTATATCGACCGCAAGAGCGGCTCCAAGACCTTCTCCTTCGACTTTATCGGCAACCGGCAGCTGGTGTTTGAATAGGCCGATACCACTGCATACAGCAAAGCCTCCGCACCCAGTGCGGAGGCTTGTACTGTACCCGGAGATCAAGATACTCCGTCACTTCATCAGCGTCACCTTCTGTACCCTGGAGTACTCCCGGGTCATCATCCTGACAAAATAAATACCGGACGGTAGTTGAGAGGCTGCATCCCAGCGAATAGTATAGCGTCCAGGTTCCGCATATCCATCGAATAACACATCCACTTCGTGTCCCAGGATATTATATACTGACACCCGCATTTCTGTGGCTTCCGGTACATCATACCGTACAGACGTCACCGGGTTAAACGGATTGGGATAGCACGGATGGAGCGTAAATTCCGACACGAGCAAATCGTCGGGATTTTCACCTTCGATGCCAACCGGTATTTTACCACCGGTGGTTGTCTTGAGCACTGCACCGTTCTCCCCAACAGTCCAACCTGTTTGGTTATCGACGAAGTAGACCGCGTTTAGATCAACGCTCGTAGGACTGTCCTGGCTTTCCCATGTAGTGCCTCCGTCAGTAGTGACTAATATTACTCCGTCATTGCCGGTTACCCATCCGTAGTTGGCATCGCTGAAATTCACCGCACTGTATAGTGGGTCATCAAAGCTGCCACCTTCATTAAGAAACGACCAGGTTTGACCACCATCAGTCGTTCTGATGATCATGGCCTCTGCACCAACAGCGAACCCGGTGGCGGCATCACCAAAATAGATGCCATACAGATTCCTGTCTTCCGGCGTGGATTGCGCATTCCAACTGTCTCCACCGTCCGTCGTATACAGGATTGTGCCGTCCTGTCCGCACACCCAGCCGGTCTCAGTATCAAGGAAGTAGACATCCTCAAGGGTAACCGAGGTTCCGGATGACTGTGTGGACCAACTTGCGCCTCCATCTGTGGTGTGAACAATGGTGCCCTGATAGCCGACCGCCCAGCCGTTATCTTCGTCAACGAAGTCTACATCCCACAGCAGATTTCCCGTACCGCTCGTCTGCTCATTCCAGTTTGCTCCGCCATCGGAGGTGTGGTAGATCTTGGCTTCGCCGCCATACGGCGCATGACCTACCGCCCAGCCCATGCTGATATTGACAAAGTCGATCCCTTCCAGCATGTAATGGGCTGGCGTTTCCTGCTCTATCCAGGTTATCCCGCCGTTGGTGGTCGCCCAGATATTATCCATCGATCCAACAAGCCAACCGGAGTTTTCGTCGATGAATATCATATTGGCAATATTTTTCCGTGGCAGAATGTCAGAGGACGATTCCGTCCACTTGTCTTCGGCAAATTTAAAAATTCTGCCGCCAACCGTGACGATCCATCCGGTATCGCCGCCAAAATCCATATCCTGGATTTCATAATCGTATATTTCCGGAACATCCAGGACGTTCGTCCAAGAATTTCCGCCATCGGACGTATGCCGAACAATGTCCTCTGAACTCACCCAACCGGTATTCCCATCCTGGAAACAGAGCTGCTGGGCATTGTCGACAGGATAGTTGGTCACTTCGTTCCAGGACTGGCCGCCATCGGTGGACTTATAGAGGTAATTCACGCCGGCGAAATATCCGGTAGAGGCGTTGGAAAACTGGAGGTCAGTCACCAGGATATCCTCGGTATTTACAATTTCCATAGGGTTCCAGGTGTCGCCCCCGTTTGAAGTCCACGCAACATAATCCCAGCCGCCAACCCATCCGTTATTGGCATCGATGAAATACACAGAATGGTAGTTATCGGCGAATCCGGCATCCTGAGCAATCCAGGTTGCGCCACCGTCTGTCGTTTTACTAACACTACCGTTGCTACTATAACTGCCATC
This Candidatus Neomarinimicrobiota bacterium DNA region includes the following protein-coding sequences:
- a CDS encoding T9SS type A sorting domain-containing protein encodes the protein MLKTTTGGKIPVGIEGENPDDLLVSEFTLHPCYPNPFNPVTSVRYDVPEATEMRVSVYNILGHEVDVLFDGYAEPGRYTIRWDAASQLPSGIYFVRMMTREYSRVQKVTLMK
- a CDS encoding acyl-ACP desaturase; translation: MNTMTDQSESDSGLLREKTEVLRELEPQVESLMESHIQKRQMWYPSDFLPADEQMSDDEEQKRESLRDRVRSISDPSRVSVALNLLTEEGLPHFHRIISTYLGNESIWSKWNFLWTAEEDRHGNVLRDYVRDSRLFKFREVEEMQFDYQQNGFTPDWDKDPYRVFVYTTLQERATQISHGNTGKKVGDEEPLLGGILRQVASDEARHYAFYRNVFKSILEIDPNRALQSAVQILPSIDMPGLSIPGFKKMADTVRRTGIYGPWNYKNIVEEVIGFWDIENLTGLNAQGRKVRDKIMELPSRLEKVAKYIDRKSGSKTFSFDFIGNRQLVFE